A region from the Helcococcus ovis genome encodes:
- the nrdG gene encoding anaerobic ribonucleoside-triphosphate reductase activating protein has translation MIEYGNYGQIRKYDVANGFGIRVTIFCTGCTHKCPGCFNELYQDPNYGNKWTEKETELVLEYMKDPAVKGLTLLGGEPFQNTWLIEVIRRVKKETGKHIWAYSGYIYEKLIEDSKRLEMLKECDILVDGPFIQELKDLRLKFRGSSNQRVIDVQETLRTGKVKILDID, from the coding sequence ATGATAGAGTATGGAAATTATGGGCAAATTAGAAAATATGATGTAGCAAATGGATTTGGTATACGTGTTACAATATTTTGTACAGGCTGCACGCATAAATGTCCGGGGTGTTTTAATGAACTTTATCAAGATCCTAATTATGGAAATAAATGGACTGAAAAAGAAACAGAACTTGTATTAGAATATATGAAGGATCCAGCAGTAAAAGGATTAACCCTTTTAGGAGGAGAGCCATTTCAAAATACATGGCTAATAGAGGTGATTAGAAGAGTAAAAAAAGAAACCGGAAAACATATTTGGGCATACTCCGGATATATTTATGAAAAATTGATAGAAGATTCAAAAAGATTGGAGATGTTGAAAGAGTGTGATATTCTTGTTGATGGACCATTTATACAAGAACTGAAAGATTTAAGATTGAAGTTTAGAGGTTCCTCAAATCAAAGAGTAATAGATGTGCAAGAAACTCTAAGAACCGGAAAAGTTAAAATTTTGGATATAGATTAA
- a CDS encoding DNA-3-methyladenine glycosylase I, protein MKRCLWAETNEKMRYYHDNVWGKPVRDDRQMFRMLVLEMFQSGLSWNTILQREEFFDEEFENFEIEKVANFSEEKIDNILTNGKIIRHRNKILSVINNANAVLKIQKKYGSFSKFIWRYVFDTPVINPWKYPKEVPSKNILSNKICEDLKKEGFKFIGSTTIYSFLQATGVINDHLISCDFKY, encoded by the coding sequence ATGAAAAGATGTTTATGGGCAGAAACAAATGAAAAAATGAGGTATTATCACGATAATGTATGGGGAAAACCTGTCAGAGATGATAGACAGATGTTTAGAATGCTTGTGCTTGAAATGTTTCAATCAGGACTTTCATGGAATACTATTCTACAAAGAGAAGAATTTTTTGATGAAGAATTTGAAAACTTTGAAATTGAAAAAGTTGCAAATTTTTCTGAAGAAAAGATAGATAATATTCTTACAAATGGAAAAATAATAAGACATAGAAATAAAATTTTATCTGTAATTAATAATGCAAATGCAGTATTGAAAATTCAAAAAAAATATGGCTCTTTTTCCAAGTTTATCTGGAGATATGTTTTTGATACTCCTGTTATAAATCCATGGAAATATCCGAAAGAAGTTCCCTCAAAAAATATCTTATCCAATAAAATATGTGAGGACTTGAAAAAAGAAGGTTTTAAATTTATTGGAAGTACTACGATTTACTCTTTTTTGCAGGCAACAGGAGTTATTAACGACCATTTAATTTCTTGTGATTTTAAGTATTAA
- a CDS encoding ABC transporter ATP-binding protein → MIIKVENLVKRYEDFVALDHFNLDVKQGQILGLLGPNGSGKTTLINTILGLLKYDKGEIKVFSEELKDNSYDIKRKIGVVPQELAFLDELTVEDNISYFCGLYINEAKKLKEYVNEAINFVGLEKFRKFYPKKLSVGLKRRLNIACGIAHKPTLLFLDEPTVAVDAQSRNFILHNIKKLNENGATIIYTSHYLDEVDQICDEIVIIDKGKSIVKGASAELKHMISIKEKVTIVFDKDYENIQMELENLAWVSNVEMISKNKYQISFSKLENNLVNIINYINEKKYGYLELFNELPSLNDVFLELTGKELRE, encoded by the coding sequence ATGATAATAAAAGTTGAAAATTTAGTTAAAAGATATGAAGATTTTGTTGCTTTAGACCATTTTAATTTAGATGTAAAACAAGGTCAAATACTTGGATTATTAGGACCAAACGGTTCTGGAAAAACTACTTTAATTAACACTATTTTAGGATTGCTTAAATATGATAAAGGCGAAATAAAGGTGTTTAGTGAAGAGTTAAAAGATAATAGTTATGATATAAAAAGAAAAATTGGTGTAGTACCTCAAGAATTAGCATTTTTAGATGAACTTACGGTTGAAGATAATATTTCATATTTTTGTGGGCTTTATATAAATGAAGCGAAAAAATTAAAAGAATATGTGAATGAAGCAATAAACTTTGTCGGTTTAGAAAAATTCAGAAAATTTTATCCAAAAAAATTATCAGTTGGATTAAAAAGAAGGTTGAATATAGCATGTGGAATTGCTCATAAACCTACATTACTATTTTTAGATGAACCTACGGTTGCTGTGGATGCACAAAGTAGAAATTTTATTTTACATAATATTAAAAAATTAAATGAAAATGGGGCAACAATAATTTACACAAGTCATTATTTAGATGAAGTGGATCAAATTTGTGATGAAATTGTAATTATTGATAAAGGTAAATCAATTGTAAAAGGGGCAAGTGCTGAATTAAAACATATGATTTCAATTAAGGAAAAAGTAACGATAGTATTTGATAAAGATTATGAAAATATTCAAATGGAATTGGAAAATTTAGCATGGGTAAGCAATGTAGAGATGATTTCAAAGAATAAATATCAAATTTCTTTTTCGAAATTAGAAAATAATTTAGTAAATATTATTAATTATATTAATGAAAAAAAATATGGATATTTGGAATTATTTAATGAATTGCCATCATTAAATGATGTATTTCTTGAACTTACCGGTAAGGAGTTGAGAGAATAA
- a CDS encoding ABC transporter permease — translation MKVFRSYLKVALKYKVILISYIAIFTFMTLIYSKTGDENITLIRLSIGVNDLSNSQYSKDFIKYLSIKNNVKLDKFDEKTAKKHLFISKYDVAIIINSDFEKNILSKKEAITLLSAPKNHFGVLIKNEANKFMIYANASAEDGKLNTSKVLEMLKDTNVNIKNYGENQNKSNDLWLSIYFKMAAFICFTVVFSIISLSMNSFMKTNIMQRLKISAKSDARFIFETSLGQILVSIIAFIPIILIPFLFIGKEYLSKGLPYIFNLYLLIFPAIGFSNLLISITNKVQVINAINQILGMGFAFLSGIMIPREFLSLGIINFSKIFPYYYYLNIIDMIYKKTFTLLNAWQEILILLLFAITSILFAILIRKKRNVIK, via the coding sequence ATGAAAGTATTTAGATCATATCTAAAAGTTGCATTAAAATATAAAGTTATATTAATTTCATATATTGCCATATTTACTTTTATGACATTGATTTATTCAAAGACTGGTGATGAAAATATAACTTTAATTAGGTTAAGTATTGGAGTAAATGATCTTTCAAACTCTCAATATTCTAAGGATTTTATAAAATATTTGTCAATAAAAAATAATGTGAAACTAGATAAATTTGATGAAAAAACAGCAAAAAAACATTTATTTATTAGTAAATATGATGTAGCAATAATAATAAATTCGGACTTTGAAAAAAATATTTTGTCTAAAAAAGAAGCAATTACTCTTTTATCAGCTCCTAAAAATCATTTCGGAGTTTTGATTAAAAATGAAGCAAATAAGTTCATGATTTATGCGAATGCTTCAGCGGAAGATGGTAAACTTAATACCTCTAAAGTATTAGAAATGCTTAAGGATACCAATGTTAATATTAAAAATTATGGAGAAAATCAAAATAAGTCAAATGATTTATGGTTATCAATATATTTTAAGATGGCTGCATTTATATGTTTCACAGTTGTATTTTCAATAATTTCACTAAGTATGAATTCATTTATGAAAACTAATATTATGCAAAGATTAAAAATTTCCGCAAAAAGTGATGCTAGGTTTATATTTGAAACATCACTTGGGCAAATTTTAGTTTCGATAATTGCATTTATACCGATAATATTAATTCCATTTTTATTTATCGGAAAAGAATATTTATCAAAAGGATTACCATATATTTTTAACTTGTATTTATTGATTTTTCCGGCAATTGGATTTTCAAATCTTTTGATTTCAATAACAAATAAAGTTCAAGTAATAAATGCTATAAACCAAATACTAGGAATGGGATTTGCATTCTTATCAGGAATAATGATTCCAAGAGAATTTTTAAGTTTAGGGATTATTAATTTTTCAAAAATATTTCCATATTATTACTATTTGAATATAATTGATATGATTTATAAAAAAACATTTACCTTATTAAATGCATGGCAAGAAATATTGATTTTATTATTATTTGCTATTACTTCAATATTGTTTGCTATTTTAATAAGAAAGAAGAGAAATGTTATTAAATAA
- a CDS encoding ABC transporter permease yields MKNFMHNLRYLLKSVIIDKDILFWIIFYPIILSSFFYFSLSGKELTSKINVGLDSKNQYSFIFKKANIFNLVSVKKGDENLFLKNNTIDAFIDKKLNIKTSSNAINYTFKVNVVESVVRQIKEMQNLSIPIEKYDFNINYFSNRDAEVSPIKFFMYSIVSMYMIYGYFMTLHLYSFYQANLSDFGARVSVSPISKFSKLFVPFVIGFIVNMFSNILLIFVITYIYGISIIQNIPYTIIILIVSNILGLSLGALISVTNKLSLNVKTILGVGFSLFLSFLTGMMNNKMKAIIEGVVPYISKINPVALGMDALYGINVLNDTKIIYENVTIMLIASLVILSISFLFINRGRYESI; encoded by the coding sequence ATGAAAAATTTTATGCACAACTTAAGGTATTTATTAAAATCGGTTATCATAGATAAGGATATTTTATTTTGGATAATTTTTTATCCGATAATTTTATCATCATTTTTTTATTTTTCATTAAGTGGAAAAGAGTTGACATCAAAAATAAATGTTGGTTTAGATTCTAAAAATCAGTATAGCTTTATTTTTAAGAAGGCTAATATTTTTAATTTAGTTAGTGTAAAAAAAGGTGATGAAAATTTATTTTTGAAAAATAATACAATAGATGCGTTTATAGATAAAAAACTCAATATTAAAACAAGTTCAAATGCTATAAATTATACTTTTAAGGTTAATGTAGTTGAATCAGTTGTAAGACAAATTAAGGAAATGCAAAATTTAAGCATTCCTATTGAAAAATATGACTTTAATATAAATTATTTTTCAAATCGAGACGCGGAGGTAAGTCCTATAAAATTTTTTATGTATTCAATAGTTTCTATGTATATGATTTATGGATATTTTATGACTTTACACTTGTATTCTTTTTATCAAGCCAATTTATCTGATTTTGGTGCCAGGGTAAGTGTGTCTCCTATTAGTAAGTTTAGTAAATTATTTGTACCATTTGTTATTGGATTTATAGTTAATATGTTTTCAAATATATTGTTAATCTTTGTAATTACATATATTTATGGCATATCAATTATACAAAATATTCCATACACTATAATTATTTTGATAGTTTCAAATATCTTAGGATTGTCTTTAGGAGCATTAATTTCAGTTACAAATAAATTAAGCTTAAATGTAAAGACTATTTTAGGTGTTGGATTTTCTTTGTTTTTATCCTTTTTAACAGGTATGATGAATAATAAAATGAAAGCAATAATTGAAGGAGTTGTGCCATATATTTCAAAAATTAATCCGGTTGCATTAGGAATGGATGCACTTTATGGTATAAACGTGCTGAATGATACAAAGATAATATATGAAAATGTTACAATAATGTTGATAGCCTCTTTAGTTATATTATCAATTTCATTTTTATTTATAAATAGGGGGCGTTATGAAAGTATTTAG
- a CDS encoding sensor histidine kinase: MKKLIDNFLILSSIIFILFTFKIFTLNNSFIILLLTTISLNFLIILFNNKIAKIFVLAIFLTYSFYNINTLYFLPILIFNLFEVFNNKLLLLLSLTICIFDFKIYVIIGFSYYLFIQNINFEDAYSKYMKTRDEFAEQNIILRKEKLNLLKKSERDKQISIIHERERIAKTLHESIGHTISASIIQIEAIKVISSNENVTKQLNSLQNNLKTGMNEIREALHNLKNQSIDLEKKIMELLENSRFKNNKINILNCENLNMNLKFDIISIVKEAITNALKYSNSDFMRISIVNNKKYISINISDNGSEFVDITNIKKGIGLISIKEIVDFYNGNLNISYNNGFNIHITLMEKIND; the protein is encoded by the coding sequence ATGAAAAAACTAATCGATAATTTTTTAATCTTAAGTTCAATAATTTTTATATTATTTACTTTTAAAATTTTTACATTAAATAATAGTTTCATTATTTTATTATTAACTACTATTTCATTAAATTTTCTCATTATATTATTTAACAACAAAATTGCTAAAATCTTTGTACTCGCAATATTTTTAACATATTCGTTTTACAATATTAATACTTTGTATTTTTTACCAATTTTAATTTTTAACTTATTTGAAGTATTTAACAATAAATTATTACTTTTACTTTCTTTAACCATTTGTATATTTGATTTTAAGATATATGTAATAATTGGATTTTCATATTATTTATTTATTCAAAATATAAATTTTGAAGATGCATATTCAAAATATATGAAAACTAGGGATGAATTCGCAGAACAAAATATAATTTTAAGAAAAGAAAAATTAAATTTATTGAAAAAATCTGAACGTGATAAGCAAATTTCAATTATTCATGAAAGAGAAAGAATTGCTAAAACTTTACATGAATCAATAGGACACACTATTTCAGCAAGCATAATACAAATAGAAGCAATTAAAGTAATATCATCAAATGAAAATGTTACAAAACAATTAAATTCATTGCAAAATAATTTAAAAACGGGTATGAACGAAATTAGAGAAGCTCTACATAACTTGAAAAATCAAAGTATTGATTTAGAGAAAAAAATCATGGAATTACTTGAAAATTCACGATTTAAAAATAATAAAATTAATATATTAAATTGTGAAAACTTAAATATGAACTTAAAATTTGATATAATTTCAATTGTTAAAGAAGCTATAACAAATGCATTAAAATACTCAAATTCCGATTTTATGCGAATAAGCATTGTTAATAATAAAAAATACATATCGATAAACATTTCAGATAATGGAAGTGAATTTGTAGATATAACAAACATAAAAAAAGGAATTGGCTTAATTTCAATAAAAGAGATTGTAGATTTTTATAATGGAAATTTAAATATTTCATACAATAACGGATTTAATATCCACATTACTTTAATGGAGAAAATAAATGACTAA
- the nrdD gene encoding anaerobic ribonucleoside-triphosphate reductase has translation MEVIKRNGLIDKFDKEKIIIAIEKAMNSFTGIYEEGLALKIANEIEEIASKMEKPMTIHSIEDEVYYRLIKYNNLATAKAYESYRSVQEFKRKMNTIDKDVMGILNKSNEEVINENSNKDAKIVSTQRDLIAGEVSKDIARRKLIPADILLAHDTGAIHFHDMDYIMQPMFNCCLINLKDMLTNGTVVNGKKIDTPKSFQVACTVTTQIIAQVASGQYGGQSINGIDTILAPFVRKSFNKYLELVKEEQQEIYGIKLDMEKAEKVAWKRTRKEVKDGIQTIQYQINTLMTTNGQAPFVTLFMHFLPGYKYEKEAALIQEEILKQRLQGIKNEADVYVTPAFPKLIYVLDEHNVNENSKYYYLTKLAAKCTAKRMYPDYVSAKKMKELYEGNVFGPMGCRSFLSPWKDKDGNYQFDGRFNMGVVSLNLPQIAILSNHNEEKFFEILEKRLELAKRALLLRYELLKGATSDVSPIHWQYGAIARLKKGEKIDAYLENGYATISLGYIGVYEATKLITGKSHTKEGENFAVKVVTKLREACDKWKKETKLGFALYGTPAESLTNRFCKIDRARFGIIEDVTDKGYYINSYHVDVREHISVFDKFEFESQFQKLSTGGMISYAEIPNMTNNIEAVETLVRFIYDHIMYAEFNTKSDYCHECGFDGEIFVNVDGEWECPNCGNKNKDKLTVIRRTCGYLGENFWNEGRTKEINARVLHI, from the coding sequence TTGGAAGTAATAAAAAGAAATGGATTAATTGATAAATTCGATAAAGAAAAGATTATTATTGCTATTGAAAAAGCTATGAATTCATTCACAGGAATTTATGAAGAAGGGCTTGCTCTTAAAATTGCTAATGAAATCGAAGAAATTGCAAGTAAAATGGAAAAACCTATGACTATTCATAGTATTGAAGATGAAGTTTATTATCGATTGATAAAATACAATAATTTAGCAACCGCTAAAGCTTATGAAAGCTATAGATCAGTTCAAGAATTTAAGCGAAAAATGAATACGATAGATAAAGATGTAATGGGAATTTTAAATAAATCAAATGAAGAAGTTATTAATGAAAATTCCAATAAAGATGCAAAAATTGTAAGTACTCAAAGGGATTTAATAGCTGGTGAAGTTTCTAAAGATATTGCCAGAAGAAAATTAATACCGGCAGACATATTGTTGGCTCATGATACGGGGGCAATTCATTTTCATGATATGGATTACATAATGCAGCCAATGTTTAATTGCTGTTTAATAAATTTAAAAGATATGCTTACAAATGGAACAGTTGTAAACGGGAAAAAAATAGATACACCAAAAAGCTTTCAAGTTGCATGTACAGTTACGACACAAATAATTGCACAGGTTGCAAGTGGACAATATGGAGGTCAAAGTATTAATGGTATAGATACTATTCTTGCTCCATTTGTTAGAAAATCATTTAATAAATATCTTGAATTAGTAAAAGAAGAACAACAAGAAATTTATGGCATAAAATTGGATATGGAAAAAGCTGAAAAAGTTGCTTGGAAAAGAACAAGAAAAGAAGTAAAAGATGGCATTCAAACTATCCAATATCAAATAAACACACTTATGACTACTAATGGACAAGCTCCATTTGTAACTTTATTTATGCACTTTTTACCAGGATATAAATATGAAAAAGAGGCCGCATTAATACAAGAAGAAATATTAAAACAAAGATTGCAAGGAATAAAAAATGAAGCTGATGTTTATGTAACTCCAGCATTTCCTAAATTAATATACGTTTTAGATGAACATAATGTTAATGAAAATTCAAAGTATTATTATTTAACTAAACTTGCAGCAAAATGTACAGCGAAAAGAATGTATCCTGATTATGTTTCTGCGAAAAAAATGAAAGAACTATATGAAGGAAATGTTTTTGGACCGATGGGTTGTAGATCATTTTTAAGCCCATGGAAAGATAAAGATGGAAATTATCAATTTGATGGAAGATTTAATATGGGAGTAGTAAGCTTAAATCTGCCACAAATAGCTATACTTTCAAATCATAATGAAGAAAAATTTTTTGAAATTTTAGAAAAAAGATTAGAACTTGCTAAAAGAGCATTGCTTTTAAGATATGAATTATTAAAAGGAGCAACATCTGATGTTTCACCAATACATTGGCAATATGGAGCAATTGCAAGACTTAAAAAAGGTGAAAAAATTGATGCGTATTTAGAAAATGGATATGCAACAATTTCATTAGGGTATATAGGTGTTTACGAAGCGACTAAGTTGATTACAGGAAAATCTCATACAAAAGAGGGGGAAAACTTTGCAGTTAAAGTTGTAACAAAATTAAGAGAAGCTTGTGATAAATGGAAAAAAGAAACTAAATTAGGTTTTGCTTTATATGGAACACCGGCAGAAAGTTTAACTAACAGATTTTGTAAAATTGATAGAGCAAGATTTGGAATTATTGAAGATGTTACTGATAAAGGTTATTATATAAATTCGTATCATGTTGATGTTAGAGAACACATTTCAGTATTTGATAAATTTGAATTTGAATCACAATTCCAAAAACTTTCAACTGGTGGTATGATTTCATATGCAGAAATTCCAAATATGACAAATAATATTGAAGCAGTTGAAACTTTGGTTAGATTTATCTATGACCACATTATGTACGCTGAATTTAATACAAAATCTGACTATTGTCATGAATGTGGATTTGACGGTGAAATCTTTGTAAATGTAGATGGTGAATGGGAGTGTCCAAATTGCGGAAATAAAAATAAAGATAAACTTACAGTAATTAGAAGAACATGTGGCTATCTTGGCGAAAACTTCTGGAATGAAGGAAGAACAAAAGAAATAAATGCAAGGGTGCTACATATATGA